A single genomic interval of Dysidea avara chromosome 8, odDysAvar1.4, whole genome shotgun sequence harbors:
- the LOC136263713 gene encoding uncharacterized protein: MEAQGTPSRKQTRQRFLFEEVERTFLNEEDDAITEGFSAEQLASSNEPDIEDEKEDRGAASVIDIDEPDGHEGVGREEGGNNYDEEIQLNAVENLNSERGATSSSNADPPFVQQANILQSVSLSLVDTFPELNFSMATGSEQPLLQISQRHLHNHPPFGMLSRVLITVEYNYYTAYIMMRRWESGSLTSLDDLYMLCLKFSVRSQYKFCPGIDPEKYETEYRAVIGFRVKSVRQTEFPFARVDSVKCLLWFELAPNAKVSEKASTEVRCGFCKRLISDLECQKRRKISESPSRKVKRQSASSRARLSYMSPASQLKRRQNAQYARNSTARKLAKYAENEVTLNEEQHDEMCSIVERTKEDDLEKLVKEGNEHGVGNLMKEIWFTDKKRQSQQFANDQAANATSNRGNRWSLITIRMALAIYLRSPAAYEALKSFDILQLPCQSTLKAYTGAFMHDPGARSDCIADQVTHYVAFKEQSVKDGKQEPKADGVLIFDEVKVACQMLWNSRSNALMGLAMTAKDQASLNDVYKLLTDPVDSKQTSYVLQFLWRDLTSGYDIIGPYFTSSSTVDAKFVMSCVLETIRLFQFHGFKTSLVVCDGASSNISAIKACHGFHGAYSLNEQLEDKHKIEPWTINPFNPPQRLFWLICPSHQLKNVINALFSSKDGGTKEFRRGDRVSFGWNTITDLYKREIARVGQGCTRMVPRLKEAHCLRDAWTKLNVHPAKIMQQENVLMELYAYIHQNPPPNDASTTSETLSYLEACNKLFEQGFLSHDRIRSMDSKVLKNIQDGYSYFSKWLTSILDQDPSFQHTSVTQKSFSSWQTWDLLRIDFYGFKAFCEWFLTAYPTYFVSPLRISGSAVESLFSQYKHIAGGKLDAVNYTTARGAHLMKQIVSEHHSGAGYRDQSISVAELGLKKKVYNKTESSNRS, translated from the exons ATGGAAGCTCAAGGAACGCCGTCGAGAAAACAAACAAGGCAACGGTTTTTATTTGAAGAAGTTGAAAGAACCTTTCttaatgaagaagatgatgctATTACAGAAGGATTTTCCGCAGAACAGTTAGCATCGTCAAATGAACCTGACATTGAAGACGAGAAGGAAGACCGTGGAGCGGCGAGTGTGATCGATATCGATGAACCGGATGGCCATGAAGGCGTTGGTAGGGAAGAAGGTGGCAACAATTATGACGAAGAAATACAGTTAAACGCTGTGGAGAATCTCAATTCCGAGAGGGGTGCTACCTCCAGCAGCAATGCTGATCCACCATTCGTCCAACAAGCCAATATCCTTCAGTCAGTGTCTTTAAGTCTGGTGGATACCTTTCCAGAACTGAACTTTTCAATGGCTACTGGAAGTGAACAACCACTGTTGCAAATAAGTCAGCGGCATTTGCATAATCATCCGCCATTTGGAATGCTATCTCGTGTTCTGATAACTGTGGAGTACAACTACTATACTGCTTACATTATGATGAGAAGGTGGGAATCAGGTAGTTTGACAAGCCTTGATGATTTGTACATGTTATGCTTGAAATTTTCTGTTAGATCTCAGTACAAGTTTTGTCCAGGAATAGATCCTGAGAAATATGAAACTGAATACCGTGCTGTTATTGGTTTTCGTGTTAAGAGTGTCCGCCAGACGGAGTTTCCCTTTGCAAGAGTTGACTCGGTTAAATGTTTGCTGTGGTTTGAGTTGGCACCGAATGCTAAAGTCAGTGAAAAGGCCTCTACTGAAGTCCGTTGTGGATTCTGCAAGCGCTTGATATCAGACTTAGAGTGTCAGAAGAGGAGGAAAATATCCGAAAGTCCTTCAAGGAAAGTTAAACGACAAAGTGCATCATCCAGAGCAAGATTGTCATACATGTCTCCTGCCAGCCAACTGAAAAGGAGACAAAATGCCCAGTATGCACGTAATTCAACAGCTAGGAAATTGGCGAAGTATGCAGAAAATGAGGTCACGTTAAATGAGGAACAACACGACGAGATGTGTTCTATTGTTGAAAGAACTAAGGAGGATGATTTAGAAAAGTTGGTGAAGGAAGGAAATGAGCATGGTGTGGGAAATCTGATGAAAGAGATTTGGTTTACTGATAAAAAACGTCAATCTCAACAATTCGCTAATGATCAAGCAGCTAATG CAACTAGTAACAGAGGAAACCGATGGAGCTTAATCACCATTAGAATGG CCCTGGCTATATACTTGAGAAGTCCTGCAGCATATGAGGCACTCAAGAGTTTTGATATCCTACAGCTTCCCTGCCAGTCAACATTAAAGGCTTACACTGGTGCTTTTATGCATGATCCTGGTGCCAGAAGTGACTGTATAGCAGATCAGGTGACTCACTATGTCGCCTTCAAAGAGCAGTCTGTTAAGGACGGAAAGCAAGAACCAAAGGCCGATGGAGTTTTAATTTTTGACGAGGTCAAGGTTGCTTGCCAAATGCTTTGGAACTCCAGAAGCAATGCATTGATGGGACTTGCAATGACGGCAAAAGACCAGGCTTCACTGAATGATGTTTACAAGCTTCTAACTGATCCAGTTGATTCCAAGCAAACATCTTATGTTTTACAGTTCCTTTGGCGTGACTTGACGAGTGGGTACGACATAATTGGGCCATACTTCACATCATCTTCCACTGTTGATGCTAAATTTGTGATGTCGTGTGTTTTAGAAACAATCAGGTTGTTTCAATTCCATGGTTTTAAAACCAGTTTGGTAGTGTGTGATGGCGCATCTAGTAACATTTCAGCCATAAAGGCTTGTCATGGCTTCCATGGTGCTTATTCGCTTAATGAGCAACTGGAGGATAAACACAAGATTGAGCCTTGGACGATCAATCCTTTCAACCCGCCTCAAAGATTATTTTGGCTCATTTGCCCATCCCACCAG TTAAAGAACGTGATAAATGCGTTATTTTCATCCAAGGATGGTGGTACTAAAGAATTTAGGCGTGGTGACAGAGTCTCTTTTGGCTGGAACACAATCACTGATCTGTACAAGCGAGAGATAGCTAGGGTAGGCCAAGGATGTACTAGAATGGTGCCACGCTTAAAAGAGGCCCATTGCTTGCGAGATGCATGGACGAAGCTTAATGTTCATCCAGCCAAAATCATGCAG CAAGAGAATGTTTTGATGGAATTGTATGCTTACATACATCAAAATCCACCTCCAAATGATGCCAGTACTACATCTGAAACTCTGTCTTATTTGGAGGCATGCAACAAACTATTTGAGCAAGGATTTTTGAGCCATGATCGCATTCGCAGCATGGATTCCAAAGTTCTAAAGAATATACAAGACGGATATTCTTATTTTTCAAAGTGGCTTACTTCTATTTTAGATCAAG atcCCAGTTTCCAGCATACTAGTGTTACTCAGAAATCCTTTTCGTCTTGGCAAA CCTGGGATTTGCTGCGTATAGATTTCTATGGTTTCAAAGCATTCTGCGAATGGTTTTTGACAGCATACCCAACATATTTTGTCTCACCACTACGGATATCTGGTTCTGCGGTGGAGAGCCTCTTTAGTCAATATAAACACATTGCCGGAGGTAAATTGGATGCTGTCAATTACACCACTGCTAGAGGTGCACATCTGATGAAGC